The Curtobacterium sp. MCSS17_015 genomic sequence TACGGCGTCCTGGTGCTCGTCAAGGTGGGCGCCATCATCGTGATGGGGATCATCGGGGCGGTGCACCGCCGCCGGGTCATCGCCGCGCTGACGACCGCGCCCGCACGGGTCCGGCCGTTCTGGACGCTCGTCGTCGTCGAGCTCGCGGTGATGGGCGTCGCTTCCGGCGTCGCCGCCGCACTCGGCCGGACCGCGACGCCCGCCGGGCAGCTGGCGCTGAGCAAGACCAGCGACCCGACGCCCGCCGAGGTCCTGACCGACGACTCGCTCCCCACCGCGCCCGGCCCGTGGGGTTGGTCGACGAACTGGAACATCGATCTCTTCTGGCTCATGGCCGCGGTGCTGCTCGTCGCCGCCTACGCCGCGGGGGTCGTCCGGCTGCGCCGCCAGGGACGAACGTGGCCGGTCGGCCGCTCCGTCGCCGCCGGCATCGCGGTCGTGGCGCTCGTGGTCGCGACCTCCGGCTCCCTGCACACGTACGACCGGTACCTCGTGTCGGCGAACGTCGGCGCGCACGTGCTGCTCGGGCTCGTCGTGCCCGCCCTCGTCTGGGCCGCGGCTCCGGTGCAGCTCATCCGTGCCGCCGTCCGGCCGCGCACCGACGACAGCGCCGGGGTCGCCGAGTGGACCACGGTCTTCGTCGACAACGCCGTGGTGCGGTACCTCGTCCAGCCGTTCCCCGCGTTCCTGCTGCTCGCCGGCGTCTGGTGGGGCGTGTACGCGACCGACGTGCTGCGTTGGTCCGTCAGTGACGCCATGGGCCGCACGGTGGTCGACCTCGTCCTCGTGCTCGTCGGGCTCCTGGCCCTCCCGACCCTGCTCACGCCGATCGCCATCGGCGCCCGTCGTCCGTCGACCGCGGCGTTCCTGGTGCGGGTGGCCGGTGCGGTCGTCGTCGCCGCGGGCACGGTGTCGCTCGGGATCGCCATGCAGGGACCGCTCGGGCTGCTGCAGGCGTCCTGGTTCGGGGCGATGGGCCGCACCTGGGGCCCGGACCCGCTCGTCGACCAGGCACGCGGCGGGACGGTCCTGATCGTCGCCGGCGTGCTCGTGGTCGTCACCGTCGTGGTGGTCGGACTCGTGCGAGTGCGGCGTCAGGACGAGGCTGGCGGCAGCGCTGCGGTGGACGCGGCCACGGGCCTCCCGGTCGCCGCCGCTCCGGCCGGTGTCGATGACGGCGTGCCGAGCGGGTCGAGCGCACCGTGAGCGTCGAGCTCTCCGCCGAACAGCGGGCGGTCTTCGAGTACATCGAGTCCACCCGCGACCACGTCTTCATCACCGGACGCGCGGGCACCGGCAAGTCGACGCTGCTCAACCACCTGTCGTGGAACACCGAGAAGCAGGTCGTCATCTGCGCCCCGACCGGTGTCGCCGCGCTCAACGTCGGCGGGCAGACCATCCACTCGCTGTTCCGCCTGCCGATCGGCCTCATCGCCGACGCCGAACTGCAGCAGGGGCCCGACACCCGCAAGCTCCTCAACACCATCGACACCCTGGTCATCGACGAGGTCTCGATGGTGAACGCCGACCTGCTCGACGCGATGGACCGGGCGCTGCGGAAGGCACGCGGTCGGCGGTCCGAACCGTTCGGGGGCGTCCAGGTCGTCATGTTCGGTGATCCGTACCAACTCCCCCCGGTCCCGGGCGACGGCGACGAGCGCGCGTACTTCACCGACCACTACCGGTCGATGTGGTTCTTCGACGCGAAGGTGTGGCTCGAAGCCGAGCTGCACATCATCGAGCTCGCCACGGTGCACCGTCAGCGCGACGACGCCTTCGCCGCGATGCTCACCGCCGTCCGGCACGGGCGGGTCACCGCGGACGTCGCCCAGCAGCTCAACGACGCCGGAGCCCGCCCCGCCCCGGACGACGCGATCACCCTGGCGACGCGGAACGACACCGTGGCCCGGATCAACAAGGCGGCCCTCGAACGACTCCCCGGCAAGGTGAAGACGGCCAGGGCGGACGTCAACGGCGACTTCGGTGGGCGCACCTTCCCGGCTGACGAAGCGCTCGAGTTGAAGCCCGGCGCACACGTGATGTTCCTCCGCAACGACCCGGACCAGCGCTGGGTGAACGGGACCCTCGGCATCGTGCGGAGCATCCGGGACACGGTGTGGGTCAGCGTCGACGGTGAGGACTTCGAGGTGCAGCCGTCCGTGTGGGAGAAGTTCAAGTACTCCTACGACCCGGACAAGAAGGAGCTCAAGAAGGACACCGTGGGGGAGTTCCAGCAGTTCCCCCTCCGGCTGGCGTGGGCGGTGACGATCCACAAGTCGCAGGGCAGCACCTACGACCGTGCGGTGGTCGACCTCGGCAACCGGGTGTTCAGCGCCGGGCAGACGTACGTGGCGCTGTCGCGGTTGACGTCGCTCGACGGGCTGTACCTGACACGGCCGCTCCGTCCGGCGGACATCATCGTCGACCTGGACGTGCGTCGGTTCATGTCCGAGTCACCCCGGGTCGTCGCGACCCAGCTCGAGGCGGCGAAGCCGGCCCACGCGGACGCGCCGGGTGGGGCGGAGGACCCCGCCGACTCCTGACGGGGACGCGCACGGGGACGGGGACGTGCGCGAGCTGTGGCGCGCTGCGCGACCACTCCGGGACGGCTGCCGCTGCCGCCGCCGCGCCCATGGGCCTCCTGTCGGCGCGCCCACGGGCCTCCCGGCGGCGCTGTCGCGCCGACCACCCTCCCGGCAGTGCCCCACCGCCCTCCCGGCAGTGCTGCTCGCCGCGTCGCCGCCCCGGACACCACGACGCCCGCCTGCCGGACCGGCAGACGGGCGTCGGGAGGGCTCGGGGAGCGTCAGGCGCGCGCGCCGGCCGCCCGCAGGGCGCGGAGGTTCTCCTTGTCGGCGCCGAGTGCGGTGAGCACCAGGACGACGCCGACGACGGCGTGGAAGACGTTGTCGGTCGTGTTGAGTGCGAGCACGTTCGCCGAGGTGTTCGAGAACACGAAGCCGTAGACGGCGAGGACGAGCAGCACGACGCCGATGACGAGGTTCACCGCGCGGGACCCGATCGTGTTGCCGAGGCCCACGATGAAGAACGCGGCCGCGAGGAGCGCCCAGATCGCGCAGAGTGCCGGGTTGAGCATGAAGGAGTTCCAGAGGAACCCGCCCTCGCGGCTGAAGAACGCGCCGCCGTTGTCCTGCGCGAAGAAGAAGCCCAGGAAGCCCCAGATCGCGAACAGCGTGCCGGCGGTCATCGCCAGGGCGCGGTTCGGCGAGGCGGTGATGCCCGGTTCCTTGATGGCCACTTCGGTCTCCTCTTCCTGCGCGACGATCGCGCTGTACGGCTGCCCGCCGTCTCGCAGCTGTGCACCGGCCCGACCGGAGCTGGCCCGACCGGAGCCGGCCCGACCTGTGTCACGCTGTCCGGACACCTGCTGCAGGACGGCCGTGGCCTTGCTCCGGAGGCTGGTGTTCCCAGCTCCCGACGAGTGCTGCAACGGTATCGTGTCGGGCCCCGAGCGACCCAATCGCTTCCCGCCCACCAGACGGATGACGAGACCGACCACCATGACACCGAGGAGGACGATGCCCGTGATCCGGACCCCCGAGCGCACCGCCCCGGAGTCCCGTGACGAGGGACGTGGACCGAGCGTGTCCCGGAGGTTCCGGTGGGCGCTGCTCGCGGCTCTGGGGTTCGTGATCGTGCCTTCCGTCTACGCGGTCGCGGTGTTGACGCCGGCGGGGCAGCGGATCGAGGACGCCGCGCTCGGCGGTGTCCGCGAGTCCGACCTGTTCGGGTCGGACACCGCCCTCAACGTCATCTCGGTGCCGGTGATCCTGCTGTTGGTCGTCGTGATCGCCGCCGTCGCGTTCGCACGCAGGCGGCTCGCCGTGGGGCTCGGAGCGGGCTTCGTGGTGCTCGCGTCCGCGGCCACCTCGACGTTGCTCAAGCGTATCGCCGAGCGCCCGGAGATCGCTCAGTCGACGACGCCGAACTCGTTCCCGTCCGGCCACGCGACGATCGCACTCGCCGCGTCGTTCGCCGTGCTCATGGTCACGCCCCGACGCTTCCGGCCGGCCGTCCTGGTCGTGGGCGCCGTCTACGCGGTGTTCGTCGCCAACCAGACGGTCGTGTACGGGTGGCACCGCGTGAGCGACATCGTCGGCGCGTGTGCGGTGGCGCTGTTCTGGCTCGGGCTCGTCCGGGCCCTCGGACCCCAGGTGGACCGGGGTGTCCGAGGGGACCGCGACGGCCGACGTGGCCCGCGTCGGGTGGTGACGGTGGTGCTCCTCGTCGCGGTCGGGGCGGCGCTGGTGGTCGGTGTGGTCGCGCTCCTGGTCGGCACGGCGGGGGACGGGGACCACGACGCCATGCTGTTGGCGGGGCGGATGGCGTCGTCCGCGAGTGTCCTCGCCGCCATCACCGCGGTGTGGCTGGCGGACGGCATGCACCACGTGCCGCCGACGACGAGTGCGTCGGCGCCTCCGGTCCGCGTCTGACGCTCGCGGGAATGCCACGGCCTGCGCTACGTTGGACCCATCAGGTCGATGCAAACGCATCGAACCGGAACGAGCCAGAGACAGACGAGGCGGCGCATCATGCAGTTCGGGATCTTCACGGTCAGTGACGTCACGACCGACCCCACCACGGGAACCACGCCGGACGACACCCAGCGCGTCCGCGACATCATGACCATCGCGCAGCACGCCGACCAGGCCGGGCTCGACGTCTTCGCCACCGGTGAGCACCACAACCCGCCGTTCGTGGCGTCGAGCCCGACGACGATGCTCGGCTACCTCGCCGGTGTGACGAAGGACATCACCCTCTCCACGTCGACGACCCTGGTCACCACGAACGACCCGGTGCGCATCGCGGAGGAGTACGCGATGCTCCAGGTCATCTCCGACGGCCGCATGGACCTGATGATGGGCCGCGGCAACACCGGCCCGGTCTACCCCTGGTTCGGCAAGGACATCCGCCAGGGCCTGAACCTCGCCGTCGAGAACTACGCGCTCATCCGCCAGCTCTGGGAGAACGAGGTCGTGAACTGGCAGGGGCAGTTCCGCACGCCGCTGCAGGGCTTCACCTCGACCCCGCGTCCGCTCGACGGCGTCGCGCCCTTCGTCTGGCACGGCTCGATCCGCACCCCGGAGATCGCCGAGCAGGCCGCCTACTACGGCGACGGCTTCTTCCACAACAACATCTTCTGGCCGATCCAGCACACCGAGCAGATGGTCGGCCTGTACCGCCAGCGCTACGAGCACCACGGTCACGGTCGTGCTGACCAGGCGATCGTCGGGCTCGGCGGACAGTTCTTCGCGCGGAAGAACTCGCAGGACGCGATCGACGAGTTCCGCCCCTACTTCGACAACGCCCCGGTGTACGGACACGGGCCGTCGATGGAGGACTTCACGACCCAGACGCCGCTCACCGTCGGTTCGCCGCAGCAGGTCATCGACCGGTACGCCACGATGAAGGACCACGTCGGCCACTACCAGCGCCAGCTGTTCCTCATCGACCACGCCGGTCTGCCGCTCAAGACCGTGCTCGAGCAGATCGACATCCTGGCCGAGGACATCGTGCCGGAGCTCCGCCGCATCAACGAGTCCGACCGCCCGGAGCACGTGCCGGCGAACCCGCCGACGCACGCCGAGCGCGTCGCCGCCGCACGAGCGGCCGGCACGGCCGGCACCGACCACGTGGCCGCGGTCGACGAGTGGACCGGCGCGTCGGTCTGACCTCTCCGGTGACCACCTGACGGACGGGATCCGCCTCGCGGTCGGGCGCAGGGGCCCGCCCGGCGGAGGCTCGGCCCGCGCGGCGCGGCTCGGGCGGCCGCGCGGGGACCAGCTTCAGGCCGACGACGCAGCCGACGATGCCGGCGATGAACAGCAGGCGGAGGAGCGTGACCGGTTCGGCACCCGTCGCCATGCCCCAGAGCACCGTGAGCGCGGCGCCGGTGCCGGTCCACACCGCGTAGGCGGTGCTGATCGGGATGTGCTTGAGGACGTAGCCGAAGGCGCCGAGGCTCAGCATGATCGTGACGGCGAACACGAGGGACGGGGCGAGGCGGGTGAAGCCGTCGCTCGCACCGAGGGCGGTGGCCCAGACGGTCTCGAACGCGGCGCTGACGAAGAGGACGACCCAGGGCATCAGCTGACCACCTTGAGTCCGACGACACACGCGACCAGTCCGAGGACGAGGGCGATGCGGGCGACCGACGCGGCCTCTTCTCGGCGCAGGACGGCGACGACGACGGTCAGCGAGGCACCGATGCCGACCCACACGGCGTAGGCGGTGCCGACCGGGATCTCCTTCATGGCGAACGCCAGTCCCACCATGCTCAGGGCCATGCCGGCGACGAACACGACGGTCGGCACGACCTTCCTGAACCCGTTCGACGCTCCGAGCGCGGTGGCCCAGACGGCCTCCAGCACTCCTGACAGCACCAGGACGACCCAGGCCATGGCGACTCCTCTCGATCATAGTCGTACGAGTGTGCGACTTCACGACCACCAGTTCTAGCACGAAGTCGTACAGTCGTGCGAGCATTGGTGCATGTCGCGCAGCATCGACCTCGAGGAACGCCGCCGGACGGTGTCGGAAGCGGCCTGTCGGGTCCTCGCCCGGGACGGCCTCGGTGCCCTGTCGGTCCGCAACGTCGCCGCGGAGGCCGGCCTGCCACCGAGCACCGTCCGCTACGCGTTCCCCACCCAGGCGAGCGTCCGCGAGCACGCCATCTCCCTCGTGTTCGCCCGGACCCGCGAGCGCATCGACGCGATCCCCGACGACCTGGCGTCGGGTGACCGGGTCCGCGCCGTCCTCGTCGAACTGCTGCCCCTCGACGAGGAACGCGTCATCGAACTCGACGTCTACCTGGCGCTCGGGAACGCCGCCCTGACCGATCCCGGGCTCCGTCCCGCCCTCGACCGGGTCGTCGCCGAGATGCGGCAGTGGTGCGAGATGGTCCTCGACCTGCTCGGGGTCCCCGAGGCCGACCGCGAGTACGAGGCCCGCCGACTGCACGCGCTCGTCGACGGCCTGGCGATGCACGTGGCCCGTCTCGCACCGGGGGAGTCGGGCGACTGGGCGATCGCCGTGCTCGAGCGGCACGTCGCCGGCCTCGTCGCCGGGCACTGACCCGGGTCGCCTATCCTGTCCGGGTGACGAGCACCCGCGCCCGCCCCGTCACGACGCGCTCCCGCACGCTCACCGGCCCCGGTCTGGTGCTCGCCGCCGTCGTGGCGCTCCTCGCCGTCCGCCTGGTCTCACCGGCGGTCGGCACCGCGGGGCTGCCGGACGTCCTGCAGGAC encodes the following:
- a CDS encoding cytochrome c oxidase assembly protein, with translation MNRIARIAGPGVLLLVAFVSLLVALVVGGGADAALIADPGAVVRFGLPLTRMLVDLSAAATIGGLGLATIGLSRTAPEWDRAVDVAAGAAGVWTVTSAVTTFFTYLSVAGGAVSLDAGFGQSMGVFLTGTDLGLAWLTTVLVAAVVTVLCFAVRSRGMVALTTAVSLIGLVPLTQQGHAAGTASHDAAVTALGLHLVGAALWVGGLVMLVLVRDVLPGARLAAVVGRYSSVALGCFVLVAVSGVVSAQIRLGAFDELGSPYGVLVLVKVGAIIVMGIIGAVHRRRVIAALTTAPARVRPFWTLVVVELAVMGVASGVAAALGRTATPAGQLALSKTSDPTPAEVLTDDSLPTAPGPWGWSTNWNIDLFWLMAAVLLVAAYAAGVVRLRRQGRTWPVGRSVAAGIAVVALVVATSGSLHTYDRYLVSANVGAHVLLGLVVPALVWAAAPVQLIRAAVRPRTDDSAGVAEWTTVFVDNAVVRYLVQPFPAFLLLAGVWWGVYATDVLRWSVSDAMGRTVVDLVLVLVGLLALPTLLTPIAIGARRPSTAAFLVRVAGAVVVAAGTVSLGIAMQGPLGLLQASWFGAMGRTWGPDPLVDQARGGTVLIVAGVLVVVTVVVVGLVRVRRQDEAGGSAAVDAATGLPVAAAPAGVDDGVPSGSSAP
- a CDS encoding DEAD/DEAH box helicase, with amino-acid sequence MSVELSAEQRAVFEYIESTRDHVFITGRAGTGKSTLLNHLSWNTEKQVVICAPTGVAALNVGGQTIHSLFRLPIGLIADAELQQGPDTRKLLNTIDTLVIDEVSMVNADLLDAMDRALRKARGRRSEPFGGVQVVMFGDPYQLPPVPGDGDERAYFTDHYRSMWFFDAKVWLEAELHIIELATVHRQRDDAFAAMLTAVRHGRVTADVAQQLNDAGARPAPDDAITLATRNDTVARINKAALERLPGKVKTARADVNGDFGGRTFPADEALELKPGAHVMFLRNDPDQRWVNGTLGIVRSIRDTVWVSVDGEDFEVQPSVWEKFKYSYDPDKKELKKDTVGEFQQFPLRLAWAVTIHKSQGSTYDRAVVDLGNRVFSAGQTYVALSRLTSLDGLYLTRPLRPADIIVDLDVRRFMSESPRVVATQLEAAKPAHADAPGGAEDPADS
- a CDS encoding DUF4383 domain-containing protein, with the protein product MAIKEPGITASPNRALAMTAGTLFAIWGFLGFFFAQDNGGAFFSREGGFLWNSFMLNPALCAIWALLAAAFFIVGLGNTIGSRAVNLVIGVVLLVLAVYGFVFSNTSANVLALNTTDNVFHAVVGVVLVLTALGADKENLRALRAAGARA
- a CDS encoding phosphatase PAP2 family protein, with the protein product MPVIRTPERTAPESRDEGRGPSVSRRFRWALLAALGFVIVPSVYAVAVLTPAGQRIEDAALGGVRESDLFGSDTALNVISVPVILLLVVVIAAVAFARRRLAVGLGAGFVVLASAATSTLLKRIAERPEIAQSTTPNSFPSGHATIALAASFAVLMVTPRRFRPAVLVVGAVYAVFVANQTVVYGWHRVSDIVGACAVALFWLGLVRALGPQVDRGVRGDRDGRRGPRRVVTVVLLVAVGAALVVGVVALLVGTAGDGDHDAMLLAGRMASSASVLAAITAVWLADGMHHVPPTTSASAPPVRV
- a CDS encoding CE1758 family FMN-dependent luciferase-like monooxygenase; translation: MQFGIFTVSDVTTDPTTGTTPDDTQRVRDIMTIAQHADQAGLDVFATGEHHNPPFVASSPTTMLGYLAGVTKDITLSTSTTLVTTNDPVRIAEEYAMLQVISDGRMDLMMGRGNTGPVYPWFGKDIRQGLNLAVENYALIRQLWENEVVNWQGQFRTPLQGFTSTPRPLDGVAPFVWHGSIRTPEIAEQAAYYGDGFFHNNIFWPIQHTEQMVGLYRQRYEHHGHGRADQAIVGLGGQFFARKNSQDAIDEFRPYFDNAPVYGHGPSMEDFTTQTPLTVGSPQQVIDRYATMKDHVGHYQRQLFLIDHAGLPLKTVLEQIDILAEDIVPELRRINESDRPEHVPANPPTHAERVAAARAAGTAGTDHVAAVDEWTGASV
- a CDS encoding multidrug efflux SMR transporter; this encodes MAWVVLVLSGVLEAVWATALGASNGFRKVVPTVVFVAGMALSMVGLAFAMKEIPVGTAYAVWVGIGASLTVVVAVLRREEAASVARIALVLGLVACVVGLKVVS
- a CDS encoding TetR/AcrR family transcriptional regulator, coding for MSRSIDLEERRRTVSEAACRVLARDGLGALSVRNVAAEAGLPPSTVRYAFPTQASVREHAISLVFARTRERIDAIPDDLASGDRVRAVLVELLPLDEERVIELDVYLALGNAALTDPGLRPALDRVVAEMRQWCEMVLDLLGVPEADREYEARRLHALVDGLAMHVARLAPGESGDWAIAVLERHVAGLVAGH